The DNA window ATCCTGTATCCTTAACTATTTGGAATTTCCTGAAGCAGTTTCAGAAAGTACCCTGGCACACATTTCCCCGAATGCATTGGCTGCCAGCGGGCTGTCGCCAGTCACCAGCTTCCTGTCCGTATGGCAGGCTCCGGATATTCCTTCGTTTAAAAATTCAACACCCAGGTTTTTGAGCTTTTCGCCATAGAACCACGGCATTTTTCCGGGCTGGTATCCTATTTCAGGAAGTGTTTCATCGATACTGTCCGGGAATCCGTTGATAGCATATCCTTTGTAAGGGAAATTTTCAGGATCCTCCTGATCAGTAGCAGCCAGCAATGCAGCCGGGCCATGGCAGATCGCAAACATCAGTTTATCCTTTTCCACTACCCAACGGATCACTTTTTTCAGGTCCTCATTTTCAGGCAATCCCAACATAGCACCATGACCACCAGGAAGGAATACGGCCACATAATCGGTCTCAGACGTGAAATTTCCTTCCGTGAAATCCCTGAGGCTTTTAGGATGTGCAAGCTGTTCCGAATATTTTTCGATGATATTGCCCACGGCAACGTCCTGTAACGGAAGTGCCCAAAGCTCCAGCTTTACGGAATCCCCTGTCGGCGTAAAGAAATCCACTTCATACCCGGCATCCTCAAAGTGAAGGATCGGCACAAAGGTTTCCACAGGATGGTTTCCGGTAGAAAATTTTTTCCCGTCTGCCATTACCATATATTTCTCTTCCGTACAGACCACTAATATCTTCTTATTCTTATCCTTATTGCGGTTATGGTGCTCTACCGCTTTATAATCCGTTTTCGGAGCGACAAACTGAGATCTTGAAAATAATGACGGCTCATATCCTGTTCCGTCAAAAACCGCTGCTTTGCTTAATTCATTTGACATATTATTTCTATTTTAGGTTAATGTATACTGGTGAATCCTTACATTAACAGGCTATTGAGAAGCCTATTAACAATTATTATTCATACTGTAAAATTATACAGACCGGTTCGTTATCCCAAGGACCTATGTCACAAATAAAATGTGATGCGGATCACATCTGCAGCCTGCTGAGCGTTTCCCTGCTTACGCCCAGATAATTGGCCAGCAGCTGCTTGGAAATCTTACGGACAAGATCCGGGTACTGGTTCAGGAAGGTATCATAACGCTCCCTGGCAGAATGGGACATCAACGAGACGATCCGCTTTTGCAAAGCGATATATCCGAAATTAGATTTAACCCGGAAAAAATGCTCCATCTTAGGAAGCTGTGCACACAATGCTTCCATATCCCTGTAGGATATGCCGATCAGTTCTGCATCGGAAAGGCACTGAACCGCCAGTGTGGACGGCTCCTGCCTGAAATAAGCCTGAAAATCTGAAATCCACCAGTTTGTACAGGCAAACTGAAGGATATGTTCTTTACCCGCTGCATCAATCAGCCCGCATTTCAGTAAACCTTCCGAAACAAAGTACATATGCTCTACATGCTGGTTCTCCTGAATAACAAACTGATGCTTCCTGAATTTGAAAGAAGAAAAGTAACGTTCTATCACTTCATATTCCGCTTCATTGAGCTCAATAATTTCAAGGAGGTGGTTACGGAAGGTGTCATTCATTATCATGAGAATTAATGGGTGAGAATAAAAGTACGGTTTTTTATGTGCATTAAAAAAATTTTACATTTTACAGAAAATTAGCCGCTGGGAAAATTACCTTCCCTTGGAGAGTGGCGAAATTCAGAGAATTTTTTAACGGGTGGTTTTAATAACGATTAAAGTGTTTTGATCCTTTTGAAATTAAGATCATTTTAAAATATAACCACAACACTTACAAAAGCTTTTGACACTTAAGAATTATGAAGAAAATAGCTTTGAAAACAGAAGAACACATTAGTTTTTAAATCTAGGTTAAATTGAACATTTGTATAATTTGATTTCATGATGAATATAAGAATTACAACTATTTTCAGAAGTAAAAACCGACTTAGGAGTCTGGAGCGTTAAGACCAGAAGGCTTATAAACGTTAAGAAAATTCTATTGTCCGAAGCATGGGACTAACTTTGAATCGGAGCTATACTATTGCTACCACGCAAGTTTAGAATTTTTAGTGCATAAGACTTTCGGTTAGCGGAAGAATCCAGTCTTGATCTTTTGGTTCGTTTTGCATTAAGGCAAACCCGCAGGGTTCGCTGATAAGATAAAAGAATAAACAAGAAAGAAAAGTCACAACAGTTGAGCCTCTAGAATCTTAAGAAGATAGCTTTGAAACAGGAAGAACATATAAGATTTAAAACCTACGATATTTTATACAAACTGCCATTAAAGATAAGACTTTACCATTTCTTCAGCCATACATCTGTTTCTTTTTAAAACTATGGGTATCAAATCTAATGACCCGGTATCGAATATCTTAATATAGAATAGACTGAATATGAGCGGATATGAATTGGAAAAGGAAGCATTACAGTCATGCTTCCTGATTTGATGTATTGATAAGCGGATTCAGACCCGAAGCGCATTACTAGCCTTAAGGGCATCAGCGATTGCAGCAGTGAGGCTGTCATCTTGCTCGCCCCTGAATGATGAAGCGAAAAGCGTCTGTATGTTAAAACACTGAGAGGAGCCGGAATCCGGCTCCTCTGTTTTATAATCAGACTGTTTCATTTAATGGATAGAGTCTATAGCATAACCAATAGGTTTAAAGGAATAATTGTTCGACATTTCTGCTGAACACGCTGTCATTCCTATAATAAGGTCCATTTTAGCTTCGATGACGATATGGTCGCCTGCTTTGCTTTTTGGAGGCAGGACACTGATCTTTCCTGTTTCACCATCTACTGCAACATGCATAAAGACGTTAAAACAGATCGGAATCTCATCCGGACTGATACCGAAAGGCTGTAACGCTTCACAAAGGTTCCCGAAACATCCCCGGTGCGGATTGGTATCGCCGTAAATGATACGGAAAGTATCAGCACTGCAGGGTGTAAGAAGAAAATCATGGCGGCCTACGGTATCTTCCACAATATCAAACATAATATTGCTCCTGTTGGAATAGAAAGGATTTCCTTTGGTGAGGAAAATCGTTTCAGCATAGTCGATGGTTCTGCCGGAAGATAAGTATTCTTTGGTGTCATGCTGGTTAAAGCAGATAAAATCGGACACCTGTTCGCCCTGGATGTCAGTAATCATAAGGCGCTCCCCTTTTTTAAGGATAAAGGCTGTTCCGCTGCGCGGTGGTATGGTATTCATAAATGTTTGGGTTTAAAAGGACATTGCCAGCTGTTATCGTACTGCATTCCGCTGTACTGGTATACTTCAGAGGACGCTCCGAAATCCTGCAGCATCGGGTTGATGGATCCGCTGAGCTCAACATCTTTCTTACGGACGATATTTTTCATTTTATCATAGCGTTTCAGATGGCGTAACTCTTCAAACTGCTGGTGAGGATTAAACACAAGAGCCGGATATTTAAAGCGGCGGGCAGGCCTGCTGCTGTCAGGATTGAGACCGATCACGAAAAATGCCTCTTCTTTAAGGCTGAAGCTGAACTGATCCGACTGAGGGTCCGGACTTACCCTTTTGTCATAGGAATAATTTTTCCCGTCGAGGTCAGAAAGTGCCTGAAGGCGCATCCAGAGCAAGCGCTCAAATAAGGCTTCATCAATACCGGTAGCGTCCGGAAAGATAACACAGGCGGTATGGAAGTGATTTTCTGCATTGCGGTAAGAATCTACAAAATCATAGATAAACTCAAGGATTTGCTGGTCATCTTTCGGACAGGCAATATGCCCTGCAACAAAAATTCTCATCTGATCTCTGTTTAGGGCTGCCTTGGCTGCTACACAGGGAAATGAGGCATCATCAATAAATGACGCAAAAGCTTCTCTTGCGAGTTCTTCATGATTTTCTGATGTCAGAACATGATCTGTTGTTGAAGTGATTTCGGTGGGTCTCATGCTGAATCAGGTCTCAAAGTCTGTGCCAGCAAAAAAACTGAATTACAATAGGATAGCCATTACAACCATTGTAAGACACTGATTGACAATATTTAAATTATTTAAAATTGGGTATATTAAATATTTTATATTTAAAACCAATTAGACAAAATTTTATTTTACAAATGGCTATAAAAAGTTAATAATTAAAATAAAATAACCATCAAAACGGGAAAATTAGATCATTATTTTGTCAGTTTAAATCATAAAATGGAAAATATGATATATTTTTAATTACAGAAATCAAAATACATACATATAGTAAACTTTTGCTCTATCTTAATTAACAACATCCTTATACTTCAAAGATCGGTCCGAAATATTTCCATCACTCAATCTGATTCGCTTGAACTGAATATCATACTTTTTGAATACCATCTTTCTGCAACACATAAAAATTATCAGCACAAGCCTCCAATGGCCTGATATTTTCTTATCAAAGATTCAATAAATAAATCAGATAATTTTTATCTGATATTTTGCTATTTTTTACTTTCTCACTAAATTTGTAAAAATCGAATTCATGAACTATAAGTTTGAATTAAAAGGGCAGGGATCTAGTTCTAACATTGTTTTTAATACTATTGTATTTGACACATTCAAGATAAACATCATCGAAAGATATGCAGGGCGCCCTAACGCGCTTAAATTGTCCCATGTACTGTTTAAAGTGCGGACACTGGACGATCAGCTGATTAACCGAAAAGACGGCAACATCAGGGTGAAAATTAAGGATGAAAATCTTGAAAAGTATAAGGAACTGATCAAAAGGCTCTATTCATACGACTATAAGAACAAGCTGATCAACAGAAAAGA is part of the Chryseobacterium camelliae genome and encodes:
- a CDS encoding DJ-1/PfpI family protein, with the translated sequence MSNELSKAAVFDGTGYEPSLFSRSQFVAPKTDYKAVEHHNRNKDKNKKILVVCTEEKYMVMADGKKFSTGNHPVETFVPILHFEDAGYEVDFFTPTGDSVKLELWALPLQDVAVGNIIEKYSEQLAHPKSLRDFTEGNFTSETDYVAVFLPGGHGAMLGLPENEDLKKVIRWVVEKDKLMFAICHGPAALLAATDQEDPENFPYKGYAINGFPDSIDETLPEIGYQPGKMPWFYGEKLKNLGVEFLNEGISGACHTDRKLVTGDSPLAANAFGEMCARVLSETASGNSK
- a CDS encoding DUF1989 domain-containing protein, whose product is MNTIPPRSGTAFILKKGERLMITDIQGEQVSDFICFNQHDTKEYLSSGRTIDYAETIFLTKGNPFYSNRSNIMFDIVEDTVGRHDFLLTPCSADTFRIIYGDTNPHRGCFGNLCEALQPFGISPDEIPICFNVFMHVAVDGETGKISVLPPKSKAGDHIVIEAKMDLIIGMTACSAEMSNNYSFKPIGYAIDSIH
- the gntA gene encoding guanitoxin biosynthesis heme-dependent pre-guanitoxin N-hydroxylase GntA, with amino-acid sequence MRPTEITSTTDHVLTSENHEELAREAFASFIDDASFPCVAAKAALNRDQMRIFVAGHIACPKDDQQILEFIYDFVDSYRNAENHFHTACVIFPDATGIDEALFERLLWMRLQALSDLDGKNYSYDKRVSPDPQSDQFSFSLKEEAFFVIGLNPDSSRPARRFKYPALVFNPHQQFEELRHLKRYDKMKNIVRKKDVELSGSINPMLQDFGASSEVYQYSGMQYDNSWQCPFKPKHL
- a CDS encoding Crp/Fnr family transcriptional regulator; protein product: MNDTFRNHLLEIIELNEAEYEVIERYFSSFKFRKHQFVIQENQHVEHMYFVSEGLLKCGLIDAAGKEHILQFACTNWWISDFQAYFRQEPSTLAVQCLSDAELIGISYRDMEALCAQLPKMEHFFRVKSNFGYIALQKRIVSLMSHSARERYDTFLNQYPDLVRKISKQLLANYLGVSRETLSRLQM
- a CDS encoding prevent-host-death protein, producing the protein MNYKFELKGQGSSSNIVFNTIVFDTFKINIIERYAGRPNALKLSHVLFKVRTLDDQLINRKDGNIRVKIKDENLEKYKELIKRLYSYDYKNKLINRKEADQDYVYFILDLVIRNYQLN